CTGTCATCTGTGACCGAGCAGATGGAGACGGGACGAGGCCTGTTCAATCTCGCGGCTAAGCCCGTTCGCCTGCTTGAGAGCAGTATCTTTCGCAGGGCCAGCCAGAACCCGAACTCACTTCTGCTGAGAGTCATCCGTCGTATCCCTCTGGTCAGGAGACTTCTTATACCACGCTTGAGTCATGAAGCTAATCAGATGGCAATCGACGCTCTGAAGGAGGTAGAAATACCGGACCCGCACAGGATAACCCAGCGGTATCCGCATGAGTTGAGTGGTGGAATGAAACAGCGTGCCGTGATTGCCATGGCCCTGGCATGCTCACCCAGGTTTCTGATCGCCGATGAGCCGACAACTTCACTGGACGTAACCATCCAGGCACAAATCCTGGAGCTTCTCCGCCGGCTGAAGGAAGAGGGGAAGTCATCGGTGCTATATATCACCCACGACCTGGCGGTAGCTGCCGAGCTGTGCGACCGAGTTGGTGTAATGTACGCGGGTAGCCTGTGTGAGGTATCGCCGGTAGATGACCTGTATGCCAATCCTCTGCACCCCTATACCATAGCCCTTCTGGCGGCGGTCCCCAAGCCCGGTCAGGAACCCCAGGCTATCGGTGGAACAGTCCCGGACCCAATGAACATGCCACCAGGATGCAGATTCCACCCCCGGTGTCCTCACGCCATGCCGGTGTGCCAGGAACAAGCCCCGACGATGCGCCGGCAGGTGCCAGGGCACTTCGTGGCCTGCCACCTGCATCAAGGAGAGAATGGTGGAAATTCTGGTTGAGACCAGAAATCTTAAGACGCATTTCCCAATCCTGAAGGGAATCCTGCAGAGACCGGTGGGGGCAGTCCGAGCCGTGGATGATGTCAGCATGACAATCGCACCGGGCCAGTGGATGGGTCTTGTCGGTGAGTCCGGCTGCGGTAAGACTACCCTGGGCAAGACCGTCCTTCGCTTCCTGAGGCCGACATCCGGGCACATATACTTCGATGCCTCTGATGAAATCAAGGAGGAGATGAACTCGCTGGAGGAATCAGCCACCAATCCAGGCAGACTCAAGACGTTGAGACACGACTATGACCTGGCCACTTTCTCCGGCAATCGTCTGAAGGCTCTCAGGAGAAACATGCAATTGGTCCACCAGGACCCGTACACCTCTCTCAATCCCAGGATGAAGATAAAGGACATTGTCGGCG
This DNA window, taken from Dehalococcoidales bacterium, encodes the following:
- a CDS encoding ABC transporter ATP-binding protein; protein product: MDELLSIKDLTVKFYTYEGVVHALDNLNLDINREETFGLVGETGSGKTLTALSILRLIPPPGRIESGSIYLHVDGNSEPINLLELDEEEMRELRGGRISMVFQEPGSALNPVYTIGDQISEVILLHRQRELARKALSSVTEQMETGRGLFNLAAKPVRLLESSIFRRASQNPNSLLLRVIRRIPLVRRLLIPRLSHEANQMAIDALKEVEIPDPHRITQRYPHELSGGMKQRAVIAMALACSPRFLIADEPTTSLDVTIQAQILELLRRLKEEGKSSVLYITHDLAVAAELCDRVGVMYAGSLCEVSPVDDLYANPLHPYTIALLAAVPKPGQEPQAIGGTVPDPMNMPPGCRFHPRCPHAMPVCQEQAPTMRRQVPGHFVACHLHQGENGGNSG